Proteins from a single region of Undibacterium sp. KW1:
- a CDS encoding MFS transporter, whose product MNQAISTEPPAKFTGYQKFVLAILAFLQFTIILDFMIMSPLGAILMPALNITPSQFGVVVSAYAFSAGIAGFAAAGFADRFDRKKLLLFFYVGFILGTFLCGIAPNFYFLLFARIITGLFGGVIGSIVMAITTDLFPFSMRGRVMGVLQSAFAGSQILGLPIGLYLSAHWGWHAPFLMIVVMAALVGVIIIANLKPIDGHLKLQSDRNPFHHLRDTIATPRYLLAFAATGFLSIGGYMLMPFSSAFSVNNLGISMKELPIVYLVTGFGAIITGPLVGKLSDKFGKYRIFLFGAVMTIIMALIYTRLGVTPLPMVILVNVLLFVGIFSRMIPAQAMMSAVPAADSRGAFMAINSSLQQIAGGVGSVVAGMIVSQPDGGAILHFDLLGDILVCTVLLTAVMMYFIHRMVARPVVAVPA is encoded by the coding sequence ATGAATCAAGCTATCTCTACCGAACCGCCAGCGAAGTTCACTGGCTACCAAAAATTTGTACTCGCTATATTGGCGTTCTTGCAGTTCACCATTATTCTCGATTTCATGATCATGTCGCCCCTTGGGGCGATTTTGATGCCGGCATTGAATATCACGCCTTCACAATTTGGTGTGGTGGTGTCGGCCTATGCCTTTAGCGCGGGTATTGCCGGGTTTGCGGCAGCGGGTTTTGCTGACCGTTTTGACCGCAAAAAACTGCTGCTGTTTTTTTACGTTGGTTTTATCCTTGGTACCTTCCTTTGCGGTATCGCTCCTAATTTCTATTTCCTCTTATTTGCCCGCATCATAACGGGCTTGTTTGGCGGTGTCATTGGCTCCATCGTGATGGCAATTACGACAGACTTGTTCCCATTTTCCATGCGTGGCAGGGTCATGGGCGTGTTGCAGTCGGCGTTTGCAGGAAGCCAGATTCTGGGTTTGCCTATCGGTCTTTATCTGTCTGCGCACTGGGGCTGGCATGCGCCTTTCCTGATGATCGTGGTTATGGCAGCATTGGTCGGCGTAATCATCATCGCCAACTTGAAACCGATAGACGGACATCTGAAATTGCAGTCTGACCGTAATCCCTTCCACCATTTGCGGGACACGATAGCAACACCAAGGTATTTGCTGGCATTTGCTGCAACTGGTTTCCTGAGCATAGGTGGCTATATGCTGATGCCATTCAGCAGCGCTTTTTCAGTGAATAACCTGGGTATTTCGATGAAAGAATTGCCGATCGTTTATCTGGTCACCGGATTCGGTGCGATTATTACTGGCCCTCTGGTAGGCAAGCTCAGTGACAAATTTGGTAAATACCGCATATTTTTATTCGGTGCGGTAATGACCATCATCATGGCGCTGATTTATACCCGTCTTGGTGTCACACCTTTGCCTATGGTTATCCTGGTCAACGTATTGCTGTTCGTCGGTATTTTTTCCCGCATGATCCCTGCCCAGGCAATGATGTCGGCAGTGCCAGCGGCTGACAGCCGCGGTGCATTCATGGCGATCAATTCATCATTGCAGCAAATTGCCGGTGGTGTCGGTTCTGTGGTTGCAGGCATGATCGTCAGCCAGCCTGATGGTGGTGCGATATTGCATTTTGATTTACTGGGCGACATTCTGGTTTGCACCGTGCTGCTGACTGCCGTCATGATGTATTTCATACACCGTATGGTGGCCAGGCCCGTTGTCGCTGTTCCCGCCTGA